A genome region from Hymenobacter tibetensis includes the following:
- a CDS encoding helix-turn-helix domain-containing protein, with protein MLSHGQVVRLIFGLKLRELRQERGFTPAELARACDVSVSYLNEIEKGKKYPKADKILSLSKVLSVSYDQLTSLTLSRRLEPISELLQSEVLKEFPLEMFGLDPIRIVELIADAPAKMNAFISTLFEIARNYEMRQENFFLAALRSYQEMHDNYFEDLEEDVRTFCVEQGLNTAAPFDTTQLERVLVEKYGYTLNRTTLANHASLGRLRSVFQPKTRCLLLRPGLSKAQESFVLGREVAFNYLGLKERPYVNATFAVHSFDEVLNNFKASYFAGALLMEEENMVRDLQQFFELPQWQPERLQDLLTRYDVSPEMFMQRLTNLLPRHFGLQSLFFLRFDQARATDDGYKLSKELHLSRLHNPHGNALHEHYCRRWISIRLVQEARLRALTEAPAFVLGAQRSCYPNNDEYLCLTLARAAGPTEPAVSVTVGLLCDDNLRQKIQFHEDPTIIQRTVNETCERCHILNCEVRASEPVELERRARQQATETAIAALVNADK; from the coding sequence ATGTTAAGCCACGGCCAAGTTGTCCGGTTGATTTTTGGACTGAAGTTGCGCGAGCTACGCCAAGAGCGTGGGTTCACTCCGGCCGAGCTGGCTCGTGCCTGCGACGTTTCCGTTTCGTACCTGAATGAGATAGAGAAAGGCAAGAAGTATCCTAAAGCCGACAAGATCTTGAGCCTCAGCAAGGTACTGAGTGTTAGCTACGACCAGCTCACTTCCCTGACGTTGAGCCGGCGTTTAGAGCCGATTTCAGAGCTTCTACAGTCAGAAGTGCTCAAGGAATTCCCGCTTGAGATGTTTGGGCTGGACCCCATACGCATTGTAGAGCTAATTGCTGATGCGCCGGCGAAGATGAACGCCTTCATCAGCACCCTCTTCGAAATAGCCCGCAACTACGAAATGCGGCAGGAAAACTTCTTTCTGGCGGCGCTACGCTCCTACCAGGAGATGCACGACAACTACTTCGAGGATTTGGAAGAGGATGTGCGCACGTTTTGCGTGGAACAAGGCTTGAACACCGCAGCGCCCTTTGATACTACGCAGCTGGAGCGGGTGTTAGTGGAGAAATACGGCTACACCCTGAACCGCACTACACTGGCCAACCACGCGTCCCTGGGTCGTTTGCGTTCAGTGTTTCAACCGAAAACGCGCTGCTTGTTGCTGCGGCCGGGCCTCTCCAAAGCGCAAGAGTCCTTTGTATTAGGCCGCGAGGTTGCCTTCAACTACTTGGGCTTGAAAGAGCGACCTTATGTGAATGCCACGTTTGCAGTACATTCCTTCGACGAGGTGCTAAACAACTTCAAGGCGTCGTATTTCGCTGGGGCTCTCTTGATGGAAGAGGAAAACATGGTGCGCGACTTGCAGCAGTTCTTCGAGCTACCGCAGTGGCAACCCGAGCGCCTACAGGATTTGCTGACGCGCTACGACGTATCGCCGGAGATGTTCATGCAACGGCTAACCAACTTGTTGCCGCGCCATTTTGGGTTGCAAAGCTTGTTCTTTCTACGATTCGACCAAGCCCGTGCCACGGACGACGGCTACAAGCTGAGCAAGGAGCTACACTTGTCGCGCTTGCATAATCCGCACGGCAACGCATTACACGAACACTACTGCCGCCGGTGGATATCTATTCGGTTGGTGCAGGAAGCACGGTTGCGGGCTCTAACCGAAGCTCCGGCCTTTGTGCTGGGCGCGCAACGGTCTTGCTACCCCAACAACGATGAGTATTTGTGTTTGACATTGGCCCGCGCAGCCGGTCCTACCGAGCCAGCTGTCAGCGTAACTGTTGGCTTACTCTGCGACGACAACCTGCGCCAGAAAATTCAGTTCCACGAGGATCCAACCATCATCCAGCGAACCGTAAATGAAACGTGCGAACGGTGTCATATCCTGAACTGCGAAGTGCGTGCTTCTGAGCCAGTGGAATTGGAACGCCGCGCCCGGCAGCAAGCCACCGAAACGGCTATTGCAGCACTAGTTAACGCCGATAAGTAA
- a CDS encoding SusC/RagA family TonB-linked outer membrane protein: MKKRLFIPLACAVAAAAPAWAQTRAISGRVTGSDGAGIPGVTVLEKGTTNGTSTGGDGSFSLTVQPGATLVLSSVGFTTQNVVVGDRTTVAVMLKEDAIALSEAVVVGYGTQSKADLTGAVTQVSGREVQNAPVPSFEQAIQGKAAGVFIESSSGKLGQGIKVRVRGTSSVSGDTQPLYVIDGIPIISEDQSATTAATNPIADLNPNDIESISVLKDASASAIYGSRASNGVVLITTKRGKSGDTRFTLGYQFGGSTPTNKRDYLNATEYVELMREAGTNVGRLATVESRLQRYSAGNNDYQQALVNTDWQDEAFQDAPFSQYDLSINGGNDKTRFYISGLYSDQEGILIGNKFEKISARVNLDQKATDKLTLGLNFGLTRTRNNRISNDNAFSNPMQIVALSPISPLIDPRTGLLSGQLDVATGLPNNNYPVYYNPLLSEAGASYVSTVYRNLGNVFAQYEFIPGLSLRSELGVDLLNQEEDQYSGRITARNNGPNGGDGFNRYVVNGRYTTNNFLTFRKTFNEVHLVEAVGGMAYEERRIKANSVTAQQFPSDAYTKITSAASITAGSSSETSSSLLSYFGRGTYSYSSKYLLSASFRVDGSSRFGKNNRYGFFPAASLGWVLTEEGFLSEQNVLSFLKPRVSIGRTGNQGFTDFISRFLYRANAYAGVPGQRPFQLANPDLKWETTTQVDAGLEFGFLDNRFSGEVDVYQKKTEGLVLSVNQPGTTGFTSQFRNVGDLENRGLEFALTTRNLIGAFTWTTSFNTSFNKNKITNLDGQVIEGGFLNRAVEGQPIGVFFGREYAGVDPANGNALYYLNTVNADGSRSRNTTDVYEDAERVIIGNPNPKWTGGVTNTFAFKGIDLSVLFQGVFGNDVYDGSGKFQMANGSNGYDNQTSDQLRRWRNPGDITDVPQARLFGGNGTEESSRYLYDGSYVRLKSVSLGYTLPTSLLEKVHLQTARVYVSGVNLLTFTDYPGWDPEVNADYLASFDPTNPSSGNISQGNDFYSAPQAKTYTVGINIGF; this comes from the coding sequence ATGAAGAAAAGATTATTCATCCCTTTGGCGTGCGCCGTTGCAGCGGCCGCGCCAGCCTGGGCCCAAACCCGTGCCATTAGTGGCCGGGTAACGGGTTCCGACGGCGCAGGCATCCCCGGCGTGACCGTGCTGGAGAAAGGCACTACCAACGGCACCAGTACTGGCGGCGATGGTTCTTTCTCCTTAACCGTACAGCCTGGCGCTACGCTCGTACTAAGTTCGGTAGGCTTCACCACGCAAAATGTTGTAGTCGGCGACCGGACAACGGTAGCCGTGATGCTGAAAGAAGACGCCATAGCGCTAAGCGAGGCCGTGGTAGTAGGGTATGGTACCCAGTCGAAAGCCGACCTGACGGGTGCCGTAACGCAGGTATCGGGCCGTGAAGTACAGAATGCACCAGTACCCAGCTTCGAGCAAGCCATTCAAGGCAAAGCAGCCGGTGTGTTTATTGAGAGTTCTAGCGGTAAGTTAGGCCAGGGTATCAAGGTGCGGGTGCGCGGCACTAGCTCCGTGAGCGGCGACACTCAACCGCTGTATGTAATTGATGGCATTCCAATTATCTCAGAGGACCAATCGGCTACTACGGCTGCCACAAACCCGATTGCTGACCTGAACCCTAATGATATTGAGAGTATTAGCGTCTTGAAAGATGCTTCGGCTTCGGCAATCTATGGTTCGCGGGCTTCGAATGGTGTGGTGCTTATCACCACCAAGCGGGGTAAAAGCGGAGATACCCGTTTTACGCTGGGCTATCAGTTCGGTGGTAGTACACCTACCAACAAGAGGGACTACCTGAACGCAACCGAATACGTGGAATTGATGCGTGAGGCAGGAACTAACGTAGGACGCCTGGCCACAGTGGAATCTCGGTTGCAGCGATATTCAGCCGGCAACAACGATTACCAGCAAGCCCTAGTCAACACTGACTGGCAGGATGAGGCGTTTCAAGATGCGCCATTCAGCCAGTATGACTTGAGCATAAATGGCGGAAACGATAAGACGCGCTTCTATATATCAGGCTTGTACAGCGACCAGGAAGGTATTCTAATTGGTAACAAGTTCGAGAAGATCAGTGCCCGCGTCAACCTCGATCAAAAAGCTACTGACAAGCTGACGCTCGGCTTGAACTTTGGATTGACAAGAACACGCAACAATCGTATTTCCAACGATAACGCGTTCAGCAATCCTATGCAGATTGTGGCGTTGTCGCCAATTTCGCCCCTAATTGACCCGCGCACTGGCTTGCTGAGTGGGCAGTTGGATGTAGCCACCGGCTTGCCTAACAACAACTATCCGGTTTACTACAATCCTTTGTTGAGTGAGGCGGGAGCCAGCTACGTTTCCACCGTGTATCGCAACCTGGGAAATGTATTTGCGCAGTACGAGTTCATTCCAGGCTTGTCCTTAAGGAGCGAGCTAGGAGTGGACTTACTCAACCAGGAAGAAGACCAATACTCCGGGCGCATCACTGCCCGTAACAATGGGCCTAATGGCGGCGACGGTTTCAACCGCTACGTAGTGAACGGCCGCTACACCACCAACAACTTCCTGACCTTCCGGAAAACCTTCAACGAAGTTCATCTGGTGGAAGCTGTAGGCGGTATGGCCTATGAGGAGCGCCGCATCAAGGCGAATAGCGTAACAGCCCAACAGTTCCCCAGCGACGCGTACACCAAAATTACTAGCGCCGCTTCCATTACGGCAGGTTCTTCCTCCGAAACAAGTAGTTCTTTGCTGTCTTATTTCGGGCGCGGAACCTACTCCTACAGCAGCAAGTACCTGCTAAGCGCCAGCTTCCGAGTGGATGGCTCGTCGCGTTTCGGCAAAAATAATCGATATGGCTTCTTCCCAGCAGCTTCCTTAGGGTGGGTCCTGACGGAGGAAGGCTTCCTGAGTGAGCAGAATGTGTTGAGCTTCCTGAAGCCGCGCGTGAGCATCGGCCGCACAGGCAACCAAGGTTTCACCGACTTTATTTCCCGATTCCTGTACCGAGCCAATGCCTATGCAGGTGTACCGGGCCAGCGTCCCTTCCAGCTAGCTAATCCCGACTTGAAGTGGGAAACGACCACTCAAGTGGATGCCGGATTGGAGTTTGGCTTCCTTGATAACCGGTTCAGCGGCGAAGTTGATGTGTATCAAAAGAAAACCGAAGGTCTTGTACTGAGTGTAAATCAGCCGGGCACCACAGGATTCACGTCTCAGTTTCGCAACGTAGGAGACCTGGAGAACCGCGGATTGGAATTCGCCTTGACCACGCGCAACCTGATTGGTGCTTTCACCTGGACAACGAGTTTCAATACTTCCTTCAACAAAAACAAAATTACCAACCTCGACGGTCAGGTTATTGAGGGAGGATTCCTGAACCGGGCAGTGGAAGGCCAGCCAATAGGAGTGTTCTTTGGGCGTGAGTACGCGGGCGTAGACCCTGCCAATGGCAACGCCTTGTATTACCTGAATACAGTAAATGCCGACGGCTCACGCAGCCGGAACACCACCGACGTATACGAAGACGCCGAGCGAGTGATAATTGGTAACCCGAATCCGAAATGGACTGGTGGCGTAACCAACACCTTTGCGTTTAAGGGTATTGACTTGAGCGTACTGTTTCAGGGCGTATTTGGCAACGATGTATACGATGGCAGCGGTAAGTTCCAGATGGCCAATGGAAGCAACGGCTACGACAACCAAACGAGCGACCAACTCCGGCGTTGGCGCAACCCCGGTGACATCACCGATGTGCCACAAGCCCGGCTATTTGGCGGCAATGGCACCGAAGAGTCGTCGCGCTACCTCTACGATGGGTCGTATGTGCGCCTGAAGTCTGTGTCGTTGGGGTATACGTTGCCTACTAGTCTGTTAGAGAAAGTGCATTTGCAGACTGCCCGGGTATATGTGAGTGGCGTGAACCTGCTCACCTTCACCGATTACCCTGGCTGGGACCCCGAAGTCAATGCCGACTACTTAGCGAGCTTCGATCCTACCAATCCATCGTCGGGTAATATCTCTCAGGGCAACGACTTCTACTCGGCCCCGCAAGCCAAGACCTACACAGTGGGCATCAACATCGGTTTCTAA
- a CDS encoding M14 family metallopeptidase: MSLPNRLALRFLSSAFLLALLLTGALPGAAQAPTATTATGPLLTPSQFLGYPLGSRFTPHAELLHYVDHVVAHSPGRMKRQDYGQTYENRRLEVVQIATPENLSRLDDIRHNNLRLAGLETGAKQRQQPAIVWLSYNIHGNEAVSSEAVMQVLYDLADPQNTQTQEWLQNTVVMLDPCVNPDGRERYVQWYNRARASVANASPYAWEHHEPWPGGRFNHYYFDLNRDWAWQTQQESRQRLTLYNQWLPQVHADFHEMGPDDPYYFSPAAKPYHEDITDFQRQFQNTIGDYNRQVFDKNNWLYFTRETYDLFYPSYGDTYPSFNGAIGMTYEQGGSGRAGVQYAKSDGDTLTLAQRISHHHATSLATIRAAAERHVELVSEFQKYFDNSRTKPRGIYKSFVVAGSGDPGQLKAFTTYLDRQQIQYGYAPRRQRTRGFNYASGKDESVQLEAQDVVVSMYQPKSTLVKVLFEPRPALEDSLTYDITAWALPYSFGLKAYALKDKIAADSKPAAKAVASQQLSADAKPYAYVARWNNLQDVRFLSRLLQQRVKVRVASRAFEAEGQKYQPGTLVITRTGNETMGTRFDQLVRAQADSLGVLVQPVKSGFSTSGADLGSGYVRNVARPTIAVVAGEGISPTAFGEVWHFFEQQIGYPVTVLGTDYLGSVPLSKFDVLILPDGNYGDIYPERNLEALKTWVRGGGRLIALEGAAAFLAGKKDFLLKTKPADSAASKKANPYRLLKPYANAEREQIGERVQGSVYRVQLDNTHPLAFGYGPTYYALVRDTLNYRFLGEGGWNVGILKRDNYAAGFAGRQARRKLTDTFVLGAQDMGRGQVIYLADNPLFRGFWQGGKLLFGNALFFVGQ; the protein is encoded by the coding sequence ATGTCCTTACCCAATCGGTTGGCTCTACGGTTTCTTTCCTCGGCTTTTTTACTAGCCCTACTACTCACCGGCGCATTGCCGGGAGCAGCACAGGCCCCAACGGCAACCACTGCAACTGGGCCGCTCCTGACGCCGAGCCAGTTTCTGGGTTACCCGCTGGGTAGCCGCTTCACGCCGCATGCCGAGTTGCTGCATTACGTTGACCACGTAGTAGCGCATTCTCCGGGCCGAATGAAACGGCAAGACTATGGGCAGACTTACGAGAACCGGCGGCTGGAAGTGGTGCAGATAGCTACTCCTGAAAACCTAAGCCGCCTCGATGATATTCGCCACAACAACTTGCGCTTGGCAGGGCTGGAAACCGGCGCCAAACAGCGCCAGCAGCCTGCTATTGTGTGGCTCAGCTACAACATACATGGTAATGAGGCAGTATCGTCGGAGGCGGTGATGCAGGTGCTGTACGACCTGGCCGACCCGCAAAACACCCAGACGCAGGAGTGGCTGCAAAACACGGTGGTGATGCTCGACCCGTGCGTGAACCCCGATGGGCGGGAGCGGTACGTGCAGTGGTACAACCGCGCCCGGGCCAGCGTGGCCAATGCGTCGCCCTACGCTTGGGAGCACCACGAGCCCTGGCCTGGTGGCCGCTTTAATCACTACTATTTCGATCTGAACCGCGACTGGGCTTGGCAAACGCAGCAGGAGAGCCGGCAGCGCCTCACGCTCTACAACCAGTGGCTGCCCCAAGTGCACGCCGACTTCCACGAAATGGGCCCCGATGACCCTTACTATTTCTCGCCAGCAGCCAAGCCTTACCACGAAGACATCACTGATTTTCAACGCCAGTTTCAGAACACCATCGGCGACTACAACCGGCAGGTATTCGACAAAAACAACTGGCTGTATTTCACCCGCGAAACTTACGACCTGTTCTATCCAAGCTACGGCGACACGTATCCGTCGTTCAACGGAGCCATTGGTATGACCTACGAACAAGGCGGGTCGGGCCGTGCGGGGGTGCAGTACGCCAAATCCGACGGAGATACGCTTACGCTGGCCCAGCGCATTTCGCACCACCATGCTACCAGCTTAGCCACTATTCGGGCTGCTGCCGAGCGGCACGTGGAATTGGTGAGCGAGTTCCAGAAGTATTTCGACAATTCCCGCACCAAGCCACGTGGCATCTATAAGTCGTTTGTGGTGGCGGGCTCCGGTGACCCTGGCCAGCTGAAAGCTTTCACAACCTACCTGGACCGGCAGCAGATTCAGTATGGCTACGCGCCGCGCCGCCAACGTACCCGCGGCTTCAACTACGCTTCTGGTAAAGACGAAAGTGTGCAGCTAGAAGCGCAGGATGTGGTAGTGAGCATGTACCAGCCCAAGTCAACGCTGGTGAAAGTGCTGTTTGAGCCTCGGCCCGCGTTAGAAGACTCCCTCACATATGACATTACCGCTTGGGCGCTGCCCTATTCCTTCGGCCTGAAAGCCTACGCCCTCAAAGACAAGATAGCTGCCGATAGTAAGCCTGCCGCTAAAGCCGTTGCCAGCCAGCAGCTAAGCGCCGACGCCAAACCCTATGCGTACGTGGCGCGCTGGAATAATTTGCAGGATGTGCGCTTCCTGAGCCGCTTGTTGCAGCAGCGCGTGAAAGTACGGGTAGCAAGCCGAGCCTTCGAAGCCGAAGGACAAAAATACCAGCCCGGTACGCTAGTCATCACGCGCACCGGCAACGAAACCATGGGCACACGCTTCGACCAACTAGTGCGTGCGCAGGCCGATTCGTTGGGTGTGCTGGTGCAGCCCGTAAAGTCTGGTTTTTCAACTTCCGGAGCTGATTTGGGCTCGGGCTACGTGCGCAACGTGGCGCGGCCTACCATTGCAGTGGTAGCCGGGGAAGGCATTTCGCCCACAGCGTTTGGCGAAGTGTGGCACTTCTTCGAGCAGCAAATTGGCTATCCGGTCACGGTGCTTGGGACCGACTATTTGGGCTCGGTACCGTTAAGCAAATTTGATGTGCTTATTCTGCCGGACGGTAATTATGGCGACATCTACCCGGAGCGAAACCTAGAGGCCCTCAAAACGTGGGTACGTGGCGGAGGCCGCCTCATTGCGCTGGAAGGCGCCGCCGCCTTCCTGGCTGGCAAGAAAGACTTCCTGCTGAAAACCAAGCCTGCCGACTCGGCGGCCAGTAAAAAAGCCAACCCGTATCGGTTGCTGAAGCCGTACGCCAATGCTGAGCGTGAGCAAATTGGGGAACGAGTGCAAGGAAGCGTCTACCGCGTTCAACTCGACAACACGCACCCATTGGCTTTCGGTTATGGGCCTACTTATTACGCGCTGGTACGAGACACGTTGAACTACCGCTTTTTAGGTGAAGGCGGCTGGAACGTAGGCATACTAAAGCGTGACAACTATGCCGCCGGTTTTGCTGGCCGCCAAGCACGCCGCAAACTCACCGATACCTTCGTACTGGGTGCGCAAGACATGGGCCGGGGACAGGTTATTTACCTCGCCGACAACCCGCTGTTCCGGGGATTTTGGCAGGGCGGCAAGCTACTGTTTGGCAACGCGCTGTTCTTTGTAGGCCAATAG
- a CDS encoding ribonuclease D: MSNPIQYLTTAAEVQHAADSLRTVPRIAIDLEFDDMRHRYGRNLALIQIFDGETPYLIDPLPLTNPAHDLEPLFAILRDPAVEKVFHSCKSDILLLDEVYGVHVRHITDTSVQYTLLAEADNNISLGRLIQAELGIEVDKGEQKSNWLKRPLTEAQMQYAANDVLFLFELADRLRDKLAALGRTHWAEEENAALEDVRYSRDERPYLRMAGKYRILPQELPLFRDLYLLRDQVARQLDRPPYMVFANERLPELVRDLPRNLNAWKAARGLHPELKRAPYLDQLAALSAEGFVPVPEPTAPAEQRRFPFRRRLTGEKAARADAREQLLTQLKTHVTSDVNGFVANLVLSNRLVADIVELGAEQVLRPWQKTILRETAQRHNLDYDSIAQPF, encoded by the coding sequence ATGTCTAACCCCATCCAGTACCTGACCACGGCGGCCGAGGTGCAACACGCCGCTGACAGTCTGCGGACTGTTCCTCGTATTGCTATTGACCTGGAATTCGATGATATGCGCCACCGGTATGGCCGCAATCTGGCCCTGATCCAGATTTTCGACGGGGAGACGCCGTATCTCATCGACCCGCTGCCGCTCACCAATCCGGCCCATGATTTGGAGCCACTCTTCGCTATTCTTCGCGACCCAGCCGTTGAGAAGGTGTTTCACAGCTGCAAGTCTGATATTCTGCTTCTCGATGAAGTATACGGCGTACATGTTCGCCACATCACGGATACTAGCGTGCAGTACACGCTGTTGGCGGAGGCCGATAACAACATCTCCCTAGGCCGCCTGATTCAGGCCGAACTAGGGATTGAGGTAGACAAGGGCGAACAGAAATCGAACTGGCTGAAGCGTCCACTTACTGAAGCGCAGATGCAGTATGCCGCTAACGACGTTCTGTTCCTGTTTGAACTGGCAGATCGGCTGCGCGACAAGCTAGCGGCCCTGGGGCGTACCCACTGGGCTGAAGAGGAAAATGCTGCCCTCGAGGACGTGCGCTACTCCCGAGACGAGCGGCCTTACCTACGCATGGCCGGTAAATACCGCATCTTACCGCAGGAACTCCCCCTGTTCCGCGACCTATACCTGCTCCGCGACCAGGTAGCCCGGCAACTAGACCGCCCACCTTATATGGTATTTGCTAACGAGCGCCTTCCCGAGCTAGTACGCGACCTGCCGCGTAACCTGAATGCGTGGAAAGCGGCTCGTGGTTTGCACCCCGAGCTCAAACGTGCCCCCTACCTCGACCAGTTGGCTGCATTATCGGCTGAAGGTTTCGTGCCTGTACCTGAGCCTACTGCTCCTGCCGAGCAACGCCGGTTCCCGTTCCGGCGGCGGCTGACCGGTGAGAAAGCAGCCCGTGCCGACGCGCGTGAGCAACTACTTACTCAGTTGAAAACTCACGTCACCTCCGACGTCAACGGCTTTGTCGCTAACCTGGTCCTCTCCAACCGCCTGGTGGCAGACATTGTAGAGCTAGGCGCCGAGCAGGTATTACGCCCTTGGCAGAAAACCATTCTGCGCGAAACCGCTCAGCGCCACAACCTCGATTACGACTCGATAGCTCAACCTTTCTAA
- a CDS encoding aldo/keto reductase produces the protein MPLTTYRTLGRSGLVVSPLTLGTMTFGTPRWGSPDEVSRTIFQTYVEAGGNFIDTADVYSGGRSEELVGKFIADQGLRDQVVVATKSTFNAQPGNPNAGGNGRKNIHRALEGSLRRLGTDYIDLYWLHAWDMVTPAAEVLQSLGDLVRAGKIRYFGFSNIPAWYATQAATMASIHGVPGPIALQLEYSLVERSIEREYVPAARELGLGITPWSPLAAGFLAGKYQRDGARATGEGRLSGPNPFGDQKFTDHNWRVLETLQAVAAQVERPVAQVALAWTAAQPGITSLILGASKLNQLHDNLKSLDIRLTPEQLQALNESSALDAAYPYGIFTPPVNRMIFGGVAVEGWH, from the coding sequence ATGCCTCTCACTACCTATCGTACCCTTGGCCGTTCTGGCCTTGTAGTTAGTCCGCTCACCTTGGGCACCATGACCTTCGGCACCCCGCGTTGGGGCTCGCCCGATGAAGTTTCTCGAACCATCTTTCAAACCTACGTCGAGGCTGGTGGCAATTTCATTGATACTGCTGATGTCTATTCCGGTGGGCGTAGCGAAGAATTGGTTGGCAAGTTTATAGCCGACCAAGGCTTGCGCGACCAAGTAGTGGTAGCTACTAAGTCCACCTTCAATGCGCAGCCTGGCAACCCAAATGCTGGTGGCAACGGGCGCAAAAACATTCACCGCGCATTGGAAGGCTCGTTGCGCCGATTGGGCACCGACTACATCGACCTATACTGGTTGCATGCATGGGACATGGTTACGCCAGCTGCCGAGGTGCTACAGTCGCTCGGCGACTTAGTGCGGGCCGGCAAAATCCGCTACTTCGGCTTCTCTAACATACCAGCCTGGTATGCCACCCAAGCCGCAACAATGGCTTCAATACATGGCGTGCCAGGCCCCATTGCGCTACAGCTTGAATACTCACTGGTGGAACGAAGCATTGAGCGCGAATATGTGCCTGCGGCCCGGGAGCTTGGGCTTGGCATTACTCCGTGGAGCCCCCTTGCCGCCGGTTTTCTGGCAGGTAAATACCAACGTGATGGTGCACGTGCTACTGGCGAAGGCCGGCTTAGTGGCCCCAATCCGTTTGGAGACCAGAAGTTCACTGACCATAACTGGCGCGTGTTAGAAACATTGCAGGCCGTAGCGGCGCAAGTGGAACGGCCAGTAGCGCAGGTTGCCCTGGCTTGGACTGCAGCGCAGCCCGGAATTACTTCACTTATTCTGGGTGCGAGCAAGCTAAACCAGCTCCACGACAATTTGAAGTCGCTAGATATACGCCTTACGCCCGAACAACTTCAAGCACTTAATGAGAGTAGTGCCCTCGACGCAGCGTATCCCTATGGCATATTCACGCCCCCAGTGAACCGCATGATTTTCGGTGGCGTAGCGGTTGAAGGCTGGCACTAG
- a CDS encoding RagB/SusD family nutrient uptake outer membrane protein, translating into MKNIFRSLAMAGLLLAAPLAGCNDKLDIEPVNDIPGENALLTSADVQAALVGAYDATSSNRVYGGYVQFISELLADDGDFEFVGTFVQPRETQFKAVLTNNSFVSATWNDSYRAINIANNVLANLDKVSEVERKRVEGEARFLRASLYFELVRLYGRAWNDGNPQTNPGVPLVLTPTVAFSAADKVARNTVAEVYAQVITDLSTAEANIAASNGFFATKAAAAGMLARVYLQQGRFAEAASAANRVIASNRYSLAPSYAEAFEPTANTSEDVFAIQITQQDGLNDLNTYFSPTQRGDIEVSDQHFERYEAGDERADFFDDVYTLKFDQQYGNIRILRLAEMYLIRAEGNLRTGGTVGATPLADINTVRERAGLPDLTSVTLADILKERRLELSFEGARLHDLKRNQEQATTPDSPPVIIPWNSPRLVLPIPQRERDVNPNLVQNPGYN; encoded by the coding sequence ATGAAAAATATATTTCGCTCGCTCGCCATGGCTGGTCTGCTGCTTGCTGCTCCTTTGGCTGGCTGCAACGACAAGCTTGACATTGAACCAGTAAATGACATTCCGGGGGAAAACGCATTGCTCACATCCGCTGATGTGCAAGCAGCCCTGGTAGGTGCCTACGACGCCACCAGCAGCAACCGCGTGTACGGAGGCTACGTGCAGTTTATATCGGAATTGCTAGCCGATGACGGCGACTTCGAGTTTGTGGGCACTTTCGTGCAGCCACGCGAAACCCAGTTCAAAGCAGTGCTTACCAATAATAGCTTCGTGTCGGCCACCTGGAACGACTCGTACCGTGCTATCAACATCGCCAACAATGTGCTAGCCAACCTCGACAAAGTATCGGAGGTAGAGCGTAAGCGGGTGGAAGGCGAAGCGCGCTTTCTGCGGGCTAGCTTATACTTCGAGTTGGTGCGCTTGTATGGTCGTGCCTGGAACGACGGCAACCCGCAAACCAACCCGGGGGTGCCGCTGGTATTGACTCCAACTGTTGCGTTCAGCGCTGCCGACAAGGTCGCGCGCAACACAGTAGCTGAAGTGTACGCGCAGGTAATCACAGACCTGAGCACAGCAGAAGCTAACATAGCGGCTTCCAATGGTTTTTTTGCCACGAAAGCCGCCGCCGCAGGTATGCTGGCGCGGGTGTACTTGCAGCAGGGGCGCTTTGCAGAAGCGGCCAGCGCTGCCAACCGCGTTATTGCCTCCAACCGCTATAGCCTTGCTCCTAGCTATGCTGAAGCTTTCGAGCCGACTGCAAATACTTCTGAAGATGTGTTTGCAATTCAAATTACACAGCAAGATGGACTGAACGACCTCAATACATACTTCTCTCCTACGCAAAGGGGAGACATTGAAGTGTCGGATCAGCACTTTGAGCGGTACGAAGCCGGCGATGAGCGTGCCGACTTTTTTGATGATGTGTACACACTGAAGTTCGACCAGCAGTACGGCAACATCCGCATCCTTCGGCTGGCCGAAATGTATCTGATTCGGGCAGAGGGTAATCTGCGCACCGGTGGAACAGTAGGAGCAACGCCTTTGGCAGATATTAACACTGTTCGTGAGCGGGCCGGCCTACCTGATTTGACAAGCGTTACGCTGGCAGACATTCTGAAAGAGCGGCGTTTAGAGCTGTCTTTTGAGGGTGCTCGGCTTCATGACTTGAAGCGCAACCAAGAGCAGGCTACCACTCCTGATAGTCCACCTGTCATTATACCTTGGAACTCTCCTCGACTGGTATTGCCGATTCCGCAGCGAGAGCGAGATGTAAACCCCAACTTGGTACAGAACCCTGGGTATAACTAA